One Helianthus annuus cultivar XRQ/B chromosome 12, HanXRQr2.0-SUNRISE, whole genome shotgun sequence genomic region harbors:
- the LOC110894655 gene encoding cytochrome P450 CYP72A219, whose amino-acid sequence MDTSAKICVLGLATIFLFYTWRVLNWLWFKPKKMEKFLRDQGLKGTPYRFMYGDLKEMEQMMSEAKSKPMNLTHDITPRVAPFFHKSLTTLGKNCFTWLGTKPVVHISDPAMIREILADYNKFQKLRGGNPLTKLLVRGLVDVEGDQWVKHRKIINPAFHMEKLKHMIPAFYVSCSEMIDKWDKLLTKESSSEVEVWSYLITFASDVISRTAFGSSFEEGRKIFELQRELAELTVKAANSLYIPGSRFLPTKNNKRMKEIDQQVKGLIMNIINKRIVAMKAGEASHDDLLGILLDSNYKEIKQHGNRNFGLSMDDVVQECKVFYFAGLETTGNMLVWTMFLLGRYPEWQTRAREEVLQVFGDKKPDIDGLSHLKVMNMIFNEVLRLYSPAVVLRRLIYEETKVGNLTLPAGTIIQINVLILHHDKDMWGEDVLEFKPERFSEGVKKGTKGQAVYLPFGAGPRICIGQNFSILEAKMAMAMILQRFSFELSPSYSHAPHAMPALQPQFGSHLILKKL is encoded by the exons ATGGATACAAGTGCAAAAATTTGCGTTCTTGGACTTGCAACAATCTTCTTGTTTTATACATGGAGGGTCTTAAATTGGTTGTGGTTCAAACCAAAAAAGATGGAAAAGTTTCTAAGAGATCAAGGACTCAAGGGTACTCCTTATAGATTCATGTACGGAGATCTCAAAGAGATGGAACAAATGATGAGCGAAGCCAAGTCTAAACCCATGAATCTAACTCACGATATCACGCCTCGCGTTGCACCTTTCTTCCACAAATCCCTCACCACTCTTG GTAAGAATTGTTTTACATGGTTGGGAACAAAACCCGTGGTACACATATCTGATCCTGCAATGATACGAGAGATCTTGGCTGATTATAACAAATTTCAAAAGCTAAGGGGTGGAAATCCATTAACGAAGTTGCTAGTTAGAGGATTAGTAGATGTTGAGGGTGATCAATGGGTTAAACATAGGAAAATTATCAATCCTGCATTCCATATGGAGAAGCTCAAG CATATGATACCAGCATTTTATGTGAGTTGCAGTGAGATGATTGACAAATGGGATAAACTTTTAACAAAAGAAAGTTCAAGTGAAGTGGAAGTGTGGTCTTATCTTATAACATTTGCAAGCGATGTAATTTCGCGTACAGCGTTTGGTAGCAGTTTTGAGGAAGGAAGGAAGATTTTTGAGCTTCAAAGAGAATTAGCAGAGCTAACTGTGAAGGCTGCAAATTCACTTTACATTCCGGGATCAAG ATTTCTACCGACAAAAAACAATAAGAGGATGAAAGAGATTGACCAACAAGTGAAGGGTTTAATAATGAACATAATCAACAAACGAATTGTTGCGATGAAAGCCGGGGAAGCTAGCCATGATGACCTTTTGGGCATACTTCTGGATTCCAATTACAAGGAAATTAAACAACATGGAAATAGAAATTTTGGATTAAGCATGGATGACGTCGTTCAAGAATGCAAGGTTTTCTACTTTGCAGGGCTAGAGACAACTGGGAATATGCTTGTGTGGACTATGTTTTTATTAGGTCGATACCCAGAATGGCAGACACGCGCAAGAGAAGAAGTTTTACAAGTCTTTGGAGATAAAAAACCAGATATTGATGGCTTGAGTCATCTAAAAGTT ATGAACATGATCTTCAATGAGGTTCTCAGACTATATTCGCCTGCAGTAGTACTTAGACGGCTAATATATGAAGAAACTAAAGTAGGTAACTTAACCTTACCGGCAGGAACCATTATCCAAATTAACGTATTGATTTTGCATCACGACAAAGATATGTGGGGTGAAGATGTGTTAGAGTTTAAGCCTGAAAGATTTTCTGAAGGTGTTAAAAAGGGTACTAAGGGACAAGCTGTGTACCTTCCGTTTGGTGCTGGCCCACGCATATGCATTGGCCAGAATTTTTCTATACTTGAAGCAAAAATGGCTATGGCAATGATTCTACAACGCTTTTCCTTTGAGCTATCTCCATCCTACTCACATGCTCCGCACGCAATGCCTGCTTTGCAACCTCAATTTGGCTCTCACTTGATTCTGAAAAAACTTTAG